From a region of the Effusibacillus pohliae DSM 22757 genome:
- the ruvC gene encoding crossover junction endodeoxyribonuclease RuvC — translation MRILGIDPGYGRTGYGVIELSGNRIRPLEFGLIETNKQLPLEQRLLQIHDSLLEIIGRRQPAALAVEELFFSKNVTTGIGVSQARGVALLAAAKTGLQVAEYKPAEVKQSLTGYGKADKQQIQEMVRIFLGLPDPPKPDDVADALAVAITHAHIAPFRAQVERKSFP, via the coding sequence ATGCGCATTTTGGGGATTGACCCCGGCTACGGCCGGACGGGTTACGGGGTCATCGAACTGTCAGGCAATCGAATACGACCGCTGGAATTTGGGCTGATTGAGACGAACAAACAACTGCCGCTGGAACAACGGTTGCTGCAAATCCACGACTCGCTGCTGGAAATCATCGGCCGCCGGCAGCCGGCTGCGCTGGCGGTGGAAGAACTGTTTTTCAGCAAAAATGTGACAACTGGCATCGGCGTTAGCCAGGCACGGGGTGTTGCGCTGCTGGCGGCGGCGAAAACCGGTTTGCAGGTGGCCGAGTACAAGCCGGCTGAAGTGAAACAGTCGCTCACCGGTTATGGCAAGGCGGACAAACAACAAATCCAGGAGATGGTCCGCATCTTCCTGGGGCTGCCGGACCCGCCGAAGCCGGACGATGTGGCTGACGCGTTGGCGGTCGCCATCACGCATGCCCATATCGCTCCGTTTCGGGCGCAAGTGGAGAGGAAGAGTTTTCCGTGA
- the sigI gene encoding RNA polymerase sigma factor SigI — MSILPFRRKKTEEYADVNEWVEQARQGDSDVRNRLLENYIPFIAKSASQATGRYIEPGVDDEFSIALSAFNEAIDRYNQERGNFLSFADTVIKRRLIDFYRSQATRTKDIPFSDFDMDDEEDHVVNYVEVQKSIDLHLQQMETESRQEEILRFTEWLAEFDISLEELVELSPKHADARQNAMEVARIIANDGELRDYLLEKKSLPLKLLSSRISVSRKTVERQRKYIIAISLILIGEFEMLQDYIQG; from the coding sequence GTGTCGATCTTACCGTTCCGTCGCAAGAAAACGGAAGAGTACGCCGACGTGAACGAATGGGTCGAACAGGCCCGGCAAGGCGACTCTGACGTCCGAAACCGCCTATTGGAAAATTACATTCCGTTTATAGCCAAAAGCGCATCCCAGGCCACCGGCCGGTACATTGAGCCGGGGGTGGACGATGAGTTCAGCATTGCGCTTTCTGCTTTTAATGAGGCGATCGACCGGTACAACCAAGAACGAGGCAATTTCCTGAGTTTTGCCGATACGGTGATCAAACGGCGCCTGATCGATTTTTACCGTTCCCAGGCCACCCGGACGAAGGATATTCCGTTCAGCGATTTCGATATGGATGACGAGGAAGACCATGTCGTCAATTACGTGGAAGTCCAGAAATCGATCGATCTGCATTTGCAGCAGATGGAGACGGAGAGTCGGCAGGAGGAGATCCTCCGGTTCACCGAATGGTTGGCTGAATTTGACATCAGTCTGGAAGAACTGGTCGAGCTTTCGCCGAAACATGCGGACGCCCGCCAGAATGCGATGGAGGTGGCCCGTATCATCGCGAATGACGGGGAACTGCGGGACTATTTGTTGGAGAAGAAATCGCTGCCACTGAAGCTGTTGAGTTCGCGCATTTCCGTCAGCCGAAAAACGGTCGAACGGCAACGCAAATACATTATCGCAATCTCACTGATTTTAATTGGGGAATTTGAGATGCTCCAGGATTATATTCAAGGATGA
- the ruvB gene encoding Holliday junction branch migration DNA helicase RuvB has product MEERVIAAHYMGEDGALESLRPRYLQEYIGQNRVKENLRVFIQAAKMRKEALDHVLLYGPPGLGKTTLSYIIANELGVNIRITSGPAIERPGDLAALLTNLQHGDVLFIDEIHRLNRAVEEVLYPAMEDFALDIIIGKGPSARSVRLDLPPFTLVGATTRAGLLSSPLRDRFGVVSHLDYYTTEDLCRIVLRAADILQVKILPEAAAEIASRSRGTPRVANRLLKRVRDFAQVRGDGIITPAIAADALQQIQVDRLGLDQVDHKLLLAIIDKFDGGPVGLDTIAATIGEEPDTIEDVYEPYLLQIGFLQRTPRGRMVTRNAYAHFGRTAPNESGN; this is encoded by the coding sequence ATGGAAGAACGGGTGATAGCCGCACATTATATGGGGGAGGACGGAGCTTTGGAGTCGCTCCGCCCTCGCTATTTGCAAGAATATATCGGGCAGAACCGCGTGAAAGAGAATCTGCGGGTGTTCATTCAAGCTGCAAAAATGCGCAAGGAAGCGCTCGATCACGTGCTGCTGTACGGTCCGCCGGGACTCGGCAAGACCACGCTGTCCTATATCATTGCGAATGAGCTCGGCGTCAACATTCGCATCACGTCCGGGCCGGCGATTGAGCGTCCCGGCGATCTGGCCGCCCTACTGACCAATCTGCAGCACGGCGATGTGCTGTTCATCGATGAGATTCACCGGCTGAACCGGGCGGTGGAGGAAGTGTTGTACCCGGCAATGGAAGATTTTGCGCTGGACATTATCATCGGAAAAGGGCCGAGCGCCCGTTCCGTGCGGCTCGATTTGCCGCCGTTCACGCTGGTCGGGGCGACCACCCGGGCAGGGCTTTTGTCGTCTCCGCTGCGCGACCGGTTTGGCGTCGTCAGCCACCTCGATTATTACACGACCGAGGATCTTTGCCGGATTGTGCTGCGGGCGGCCGATATTTTGCAAGTCAAAATTTTGCCGGAGGCGGCGGCGGAAATCGCCAGCCGATCGCGCGGCACCCCACGGGTGGCCAACCGCCTGTTGAAACGGGTGCGCGATTTCGCGCAAGTGCGGGGAGACGGTATCATCACACCAGCGATTGCGGCCGATGCCCTGCAGCAGATTCAGGTCGATCGCCTGGGGCTGGATCAGGTCGACCATAAACTGCTGTTGGCGATCATCGACAAATTTGACGGAGGCCCTGTCGGACTGGACACGATCGCGGCGACGATCGGAGAGGAACCGGATACGATTGAGGATGTCTACGAGCCCTATCTGCTGCAAATCGGATTTTTGCAGCGGACTCCGCGGGGCCGTATGGTAACCCGTAACGCGTATGCTCATTTTGGGAGGACTGCTCCGAATGAATCCGGTAACTAA
- a CDS encoding YebC/PmpR family DNA-binding transcriptional regulator, whose amino-acid sequence MAGHSKWKNIQHRKGKQDAIRGKLFTKLSREIFNAARAGGGNPDTNFRLRMAIEKAREANMPSDNIQRTIDKALGNIPGVTYEELVYEGYGPGGVAVMLELLSDNRNRTAAEIRHIFSKRGGNLGETGCVSWMFERKGVLTVAKEGCPFSEDDLMMLALEAGAADFSSEEEWYEITTSPEDFAQVQEALAGQGVKFEEATVTFVPQNTVELHGEDAKKMLQLYEALEEHDDVQAVYANFEISEEELERIE is encoded by the coding sequence ATGGCAGGACATTCCAAATGGAAAAACATTCAACATAGAAAAGGCAAGCAGGATGCCATTCGCGGCAAGCTGTTCACCAAACTGTCGCGGGAGATTTTCAACGCGGCGCGGGCGGGCGGCGGCAACCCCGACACCAACTTCCGGCTGCGTATGGCGATCGAAAAAGCGCGGGAAGCCAATATGCCGTCCGATAACATCCAGCGGACAATCGACAAGGCGCTCGGCAACATTCCGGGCGTTACCTATGAGGAACTCGTCTATGAAGGGTACGGTCCGGGCGGTGTCGCGGTGATGCTGGAACTGTTATCCGATAACCGCAACCGGACAGCCGCCGAGATCCGCCACATTTTTTCCAAGCGGGGCGGCAACTTGGGCGAGACCGGCTGTGTCAGCTGGATGTTTGAACGCAAAGGCGTGCTGACTGTCGCGAAGGAAGGCTGCCCGTTTTCCGAGGATGATCTGATGATGCTGGCGCTGGAAGCGGGTGCGGCCGATTTTTCCTCGGAGGAGGAGTGGTACGAAATCACCACGTCGCCGGAAGATTTCGCGCAGGTGCAGGAGGCGCTCGCCGGTCAGGGAGTCAAATTCGAGGAGGCGACCGTCACATTTGTGCCGCAAAATACAGTCGAACTGCACGGCGAGGACGCGAAGAAAATGCTCCAACTCTATGAAGCGTTGGAGGAGCATGACGATGTGCAAGCGGTGTACGCCAACTTCGAAATCTCCGAGGAAGAGTTGGAGAGGATCGAGTAG
- the nadE gene encoding NAD(+) synthase translates to MDGKKVVKVIAGQFSPSYGLVQGETDGSLLCRLSGAHFLKGKIPIPREQTEPVDDVRAGVAYYTIDNLVWWIRHKIEEAKANGVVVGVSGGIDSAVVSALCKKAFPDRSLGLIMPCNSIPEDREYAEMVCRAIGLDYKVIDLSETFNLMMKTAQLSGLVGESPHPLVGGNLKARLRMSSLYLAAQERGYLVVGTDNAAETVTGYFTKYGDGGVDILPISSLLKRQVRELARYLNIPEAVITKPPSAGLYVGQTDEAEMGLRYDDIDDYIAGFEIPADVKKRIQEMEARSQHKRELPPSAPKEMNALFVK, encoded by the coding sequence ATGGACGGAAAAAAAGTGGTCAAGGTAATCGCCGGTCAGTTCAGCCCCAGCTACGGACTCGTGCAGGGCGAAACCGACGGCAGCCTGCTTTGCAGATTGTCGGGGGCCCATTTTTTGAAAGGGAAAATCCCGATTCCACGGGAGCAGACCGAACCGGTCGACGATGTCCGAGCCGGGGTGGCGTATTACACGATCGACAATCTGGTGTGGTGGATTCGCCACAAGATTGAGGAAGCGAAAGCGAACGGCGTCGTCGTAGGAGTGTCGGGCGGGATCGACAGCGCGGTTGTGTCCGCCCTCTGCAAGAAGGCGTTCCCGGACCGGTCGCTCGGCTTGATCATGCCTTGCAACAGCATTCCGGAAGACCGGGAGTACGCCGAAATGGTGTGCAGAGCGATCGGGCTCGACTATAAAGTGATCGACCTGTCGGAAACCTTCAATCTGATGATGAAAACGGCACAATTGAGCGGCCTGGTGGGGGAATCGCCGCATCCGCTGGTCGGCGGCAACCTGAAAGCGCGGCTGCGGATGTCGAGTTTGTACCTGGCGGCGCAGGAACGCGGTTACCTGGTGGTGGGAACCGACAATGCGGCGGAAACGGTCACCGGCTATTTTACCAAATATGGAGACGGCGGAGTCGACATCCTGCCGATCAGCTCGCTGTTGAAGCGGCAGGTGCGGGAATTGGCCCGCTACCTGAACATCCCGGAGGCGGTGATTACAAAGCCGCCGTCGGCGGGGCTGTACGTCGGTCAAACGGATGAAGCGGAAATGGGTCTCCGCTACGATGACATCGACGATTACATCGCTGGATTTGAGATCCCGGCGGACGTCAAAAAACGGATCCAGGAAATGGAGGCCCGCAGCCAGCATAAGCGGGAACTGCCGCCGTCGGCACCGAAGGAAATGAACGCATTGTTTGTGAAGTGA
- a CDS encoding DUF2905 domain-containing protein: MNPVTKVFLWIGVAFLVLAFIWQIGGRWLGHLGRLPGDIVIKKENFSFYFPITTSILISLALTLAMFLWNYFRK; encoded by the coding sequence ATGAATCCGGTAACTAAGGTTTTCTTGTGGATTGGAGTTGCGTTTCTTGTTCTCGCTTTCATCTGGCAAATCGGAGGCCGCTGGTTGGGCCACCTGGGAAGGCTGCCGGGCGACATCGTGATCAAAAAGGAGAATTTTTCCTTCTATTTTCCTATCACGACAAGCATCCTGATCAGCCTGGCATTGACCTTGGCAATGTTCTTATGGAACTACTTTCGCAAATAA
- the ruvA gene encoding Holliday junction branch migration protein RuvA: protein MIAFVEGIVEEVAIDQVVLNVNGIGYRVFVSGTTAYSMQAGSRERLHTHQHVREDGIVLFGFKTRQERDLFVRLLNVSGIGPKGALAVVGSAPIADVVAAIQEERIDFLKKLPGIGQKTAQRMILELKDKLDDLRLPGFDGISEHAQAGFARGDSELFDALLALGYNEKEARGVVRALAKEIEDGIPLESLIKQALQLLARK from the coding sequence GTGATCGCATTTGTCGAAGGCATTGTGGAAGAAGTAGCGATCGATCAGGTCGTGTTGAATGTGAACGGAATCGGCTACCGGGTGTTCGTGTCAGGCACAACCGCCTATTCGATGCAGGCGGGTTCCCGGGAGCGTCTGCACACCCATCAGCATGTGCGGGAAGACGGCATCGTGCTGTTCGGGTTTAAAACCAGACAGGAACGGGATCTCTTCGTCCGCCTGCTGAACGTGTCGGGAATCGGGCCGAAAGGGGCGCTGGCGGTCGTCGGATCGGCGCCGATCGCCGATGTCGTGGCGGCGATTCAGGAGGAACGGATTGATTTTCTGAAAAAATTGCCGGGCATCGGCCAGAAAACGGCGCAGCGGATGATTCTGGAACTGAAGGACAAACTGGACGATCTGCGCCTGCCGGGATTTGACGGGATTTCCGAGCATGCGCAAGCTGGTTTCGCGCGAGGCGACAGCGAACTGTTTGATGCCTTGCTGGCCCTCGGCTATAATGAAAAAGAGGCGCGCGGAGTCGTACGGGCGCTTGCGAAAGAGATAGAGGACGGTATTCCGTTGGAATCGCTGATTAAGCAAGCCTTGCAACTGCTCGCAAGAAAATAG
- a CDS encoding LysM peptidoglycan-binding domain-containing protein produces MKTHVVQPGDTLWKIAKAHGVPLASVIAANPQITDPDKIDPGMTVHVPTETENPAEPPPSAEVKADAGVLSEVRETPFNPFSMSEGMKMHQYVVQSGDTLWKIAKKTGHSLASIIAANPQIANPDLIMPGQVINIPDMHATGPGMPIPPESVPMHPKEKLMMPKPMVTAPKEVVTAPKPVLPPMPAPVHHYHHQDVDVMMLDYHPMTLEYHPIMLDYHPYYVIQPPVKVEVKPPKAKPVVTKPVLPKPVHPIPCPLPVYSLCPPGTHPFLMDEFGNLYPYPGYPYPGPHMVPTFPAPYVAGPAVAPTPGAVPRPPVMPPAMYPPPAAVPRETESAQDWHKSFPAMPQQREPEKPGE; encoded by the coding sequence TTGAAGACTCACGTGGTTCAACCGGGCGACACGTTATGGAAAATCGCCAAGGCGCACGGAGTGCCCCTTGCGTCCGTAATCGCAGCCAATCCGCAAATCACCGATCCTGACAAAATCGATCCGGGGATGACCGTTCACGTGCCGACAGAGACGGAAAACCCGGCCGAACCGCCGCCCTCAGCAGAGGTTAAAGCCGATGCGGGCGTGCTGTCAGAGGTACGGGAGACGCCGTTCAACCCATTTTCAATGTCGGAGGGGATGAAAATGCATCAATATGTTGTGCAGAGCGGTGACACCTTGTGGAAGATCGCCAAAAAAACGGGGCATTCGCTCGCCAGCATCATCGCGGCCAATCCGCAAATCGCCAACCCGGACTTGATCATGCCGGGGCAAGTGATCAACATTCCGGATATGCACGCAACGGGTCCTGGGATGCCGATCCCCCCGGAGAGCGTACCGATGCACCCGAAGGAGAAACTGATGATGCCGAAACCGATGGTGACGGCGCCAAAAGAGGTCGTGACAGCTCCAAAGCCTGTGCTGCCGCCAATGCCTGCACCGGTGCATCATTACCATCATCAGGACGTAGATGTGATGATGCTCGATTATCATCCGATGACGCTTGAGTATCATCCGATCATGCTCGATTATCATCCGTATTACGTGATCCAGCCGCCTGTCAAAGTGGAAGTGAAACCACCAAAAGCGAAACCGGTTGTTACGAAACCTGTCCTGCCCAAACCTGTGCATCCGATTCCCTGTCCGCTGCCGGTGTACAGTCTGTGTCCGCCGGGAACTCACCCGTTCCTGATGGATGAGTTTGGCAATCTTTATCCCTATCCGGGGTATCCTTATCCGGGACCGCACATGGTGCCCACATTTCCCGCTCCGTATGTGGCAGGGCCAGCGGTCGCGCCGACGCCAGGTGCAGTGCCTCGTCCGCCCGTGATGCCGCCTGCGATGTACCCGCCGCCTGCCGCAGTCCCGCGCGAAACGGAATCCGCACAGGATTGGCACAAATCGTTCCCGGCGATGCCGCAGCAGCGGGAACCGGAGAAGCCTGGCGAATAA
- a CDS encoding CobW family GTP-binding protein: MNPVDERIPATILTGALGSGKTTLLNYILQENHGLRVAVIVNEFGEIPIDHHLVVGTDEEVVELANGCICCTVREDLQQEIGKILQRPDRPEYLLVETTGLADPRPVAQTFLLDELCEQVRLDGIVTVVDASRFSENLQLSGTAVDQILAGDILLLNKTDLVTPEKIAEIQEEIRDLNPSARILQTAHAKVDLRLLLDVGMFQLERLFAADPKKPELPLLDDCPACAAGEEHEHASHLHDDEISSVSFASDRPFDYDKLGGFMGNLPEGIFRGKGILWIDGYDEKLIFHLVGDRSQAVAGGDWGTEPRQNKLVLIGKRLNREEIIKRLQECLR; encoded by the coding sequence ATGAATCCAGTCGACGAGCGGATTCCGGCGACCATTTTGACAGGGGCGCTGGGCAGCGGAAAAACCACGTTGTTGAACTATATTTTGCAGGAAAATCACGGGCTGAGGGTGGCGGTAATCGTCAACGAATTCGGTGAAATCCCGATCGATCACCACCTGGTCGTCGGCACCGATGAGGAAGTCGTGGAACTGGCAAACGGCTGTATCTGTTGTACGGTGCGGGAGGATTTGCAGCAGGAGATCGGGAAAATCCTGCAGCGACCGGACCGGCCCGAATATCTGCTGGTCGAGACCACTGGCCTGGCCGATCCGCGGCCGGTGGCGCAGACGTTTTTGCTGGATGAACTGTGTGAGCAGGTCCGGTTGGACGGCATTGTGACGGTGGTCGATGCGAGCCGATTTTCCGAAAATCTGCAGTTGAGCGGCACGGCTGTCGATCAGATCCTGGCCGGCGACATTTTGCTGCTGAACAAAACGGATCTGGTCACACCGGAAAAAATCGCCGAGATCCAGGAGGAAATCCGCGATCTGAACCCGTCCGCCCGGATTTTGCAAACGGCTCATGCGAAAGTCGATCTCAGGCTGCTGCTCGACGTTGGGATGTTCCAACTGGAGCGTTTGTTTGCGGCCGACCCGAAGAAACCGGAGCTGCCGCTGCTCGATGATTGCCCGGCTTGCGCGGCCGGCGAGGAGCATGAGCATGCCAGCCATTTGCATGACGACGAGATTTCCTCTGTATCGTTTGCGTCGGATCGTCCGTTTGACTACGACAAGCTGGGGGGGTTCATGGGCAACCTGCCGGAAGGGATTTTTCGCGGGAAAGGGATCCTTTGGATCGACGGCTATGACGAAAAATTGATCTTCCACCTGGTGGGCGACCGCAGCCAGGCGGTGGCGGGCGGCGATTGGGGAACGGAGCCCCGGCAGAACAAGCTGGTGCTGATCGGCAAACGGCTCAACCGGGAGGAAATCATCAAACGGCTGCAAGAGTGTTTGCGATAA